Proteins from a single region of Argiope bruennichi chromosome 6, qqArgBrue1.1, whole genome shotgun sequence:
- the LOC129971789 gene encoding uncharacterized protein LOC129971789: MVERFHRQLKDVARGYCLSTPRWTSILSMVMLGIRASLKEDLSVSAAELLYCETLRLPGEFFRSCKISPAIPEFIRRLKTKIQSLQPVPSSNHAKHKVFFHKDLAITTHVFVQRDSIRRPLEQPYDGPYKVLSRTDKTFTLDMHGQKRTVTVDRLKPAYILNEHLEPAGVLPHSHSEYETRYGRVVRFRITPPVE; this comes from the coding sequence ATGGTGGAAAGATTTCATCGTCAGTTGAAAGATGTTGCGAGAGGCTACTGCCTTTCCACACCACGTTGGACGAGTATCCTGTCAATGGTTATGCTTGGTATCCGAGCTAGCCTGAAAGAAGACTTAAGTGTTTCCGCTGCAGAACTACTCTACTGTGAAACCTTGCGTCTTCCTGGTGAATTTTTTCGTTCATGTAAAATTAGTCCTGCAATTCCAGAATTCATACGTCGATTAAAGACTAAGATCCAGAGTTTGCAGCCAGTTCCTTCTTCAAATCACGCGAAACACAAGGTGTTTTTCCACAAAGATTTGGCTATAACGACTCACGTTTTCGTCCAACGAGACTCAATTCGTCGACCCCTTGAACAGCCCTATGATGGGCCATACAAGGTCTTGTCAAGAACGGACAAAACCTTCACACTGGATATGCATGGACAAAAACGAACTGTCACTGTAGACAGACTCAAGCCTGCTTACATTTTGAATGAACATCTTGAGCCGGCTGGCGTCCTTCCACATTCTCATTCTGAGTATGAAACCAGATATGGACGAGTAGTCAGATTTCGCATTACTCCTCCGGTCGAATAA